A single Fundulus heteroclitus isolate FHET01 chromosome 4, MU-UCD_Fhet_4.1, whole genome shotgun sequence DNA region contains:
- the c4h15orf48 gene encoding normal mucosa of esophagus-specific gene 1 protein produces the protein MSGFIQMLKKRKELIPLVGFMAFAAAGATSASLYFLFTKTDVILNKTDNPEPWERLDPSKPQKLITINQQWKPVEALELVKSMTK, from the exons ATGTCAGGATTCATCCAGATgttgaagaagaggaaggag CTGATTCCTCTGGTGGGGTTCATGGCTTTTGCTGCAGCAGGAGCCACATCTGCTTCCCTCTACTTTCTCTTCACCAAGACTGATGTGAT TCTGAACAAGACTGATAACCCAGAACCGTGGGAAAGACTGGACCCATCCAAACCCCAAAAG CTCATCACCATCAATCAGCAGTGGAAACCGGTGGAGGCGCTGGAGTTGGTGAAGTCCATGACCAAATAA